The following proteins are co-located in the Solea solea chromosome 21, fSolSol10.1, whole genome shotgun sequence genome:
- the chmp6b gene encoding charged multivesicular body protein 6 isoform X1: protein MRRCPLKKSSVSWMKLRTPLNISGKLTTCSRGLCLRRTKTLSWPSWTPLLRETWIFLRFLQTSFLMFQSRSQRENVPGRKQSESCWLYENISSSISCSISSSISSSISSSISCSSAPPSAPPSAAPQLLHQLLHQLLLSSSISSSISCSSAPPSAAPQLLHQLLHQLLHQLLLSSSISSSISCSSAPPSAAPSAAPSAPPSAPPSAPPSAPPSAAPSAAPSAAPSAPPSAPPSAAPQLLHQLLHQLLHQLLLSRSSAPPSAAPQLLHQLLHQLLHQLLHQLLPQLLPQLLHQLLHQLLHQHLLLLGCCRRLMKD, encoded by the exons ATGAG GCGATGTCCATTGAAGAAGTCGAGCGTATCATGGATGAAACTCAGGACGCCATTGAATATCAGcgg CAAATTGACGACATGCTCGCGGGGTCTCTGTCTCAGGAGGACGAAGACGCTGTCCTGGCCGAGCTGGACGCCATTACTCAG gGAGACTTGGATCTTCCTGAGATTCCTGCAGACGAGCTTCCTGATGTTCCAGAGCAGaagccag agagAGAACGTTCCAGGAAGAAAGCAGAGCGAGAGCTGCTGGCTGTATGAGAacatcagctcctccatcagctgctccatcagctcctccatcagctcctccatcagctcctccatcagctgctcctcagctcctccatcagctcctccatcagctgctcctcagctcctccatcagctcctccatcagctgctcctcagctcctccatcagctcctccatcagctgctcctcagctcctccatcagctgctcctcagctcctccatcagctgctccatcagctcctccatcagctgctcctcagctcctccatcagctcctccatcagctgctcctcagctcctccatcagctgctccatcagctgctccatcagctcctccatcagctcctccatcagctcctccatcagctcctccatcagctgctccatcagctgctccatcagctgctccatcagctcctccatcagctcctccatcagctgctcctcagctcctccatcagctgctccatcagctgctccatcagctgctcctcagccgctcctcagctcctccatcagctgctcctcagctcctccatcagctgctccatcagctgctccatcagctgctccatcagctgctccctcagctcctccctcagctcctccatcagctgctccatcagctgctccatcagcacctcctcctcctcggctgTTGCAGACGACTCATGAAGGACTGA
- the LOC131448058 gene encoding brain-specific angiogenesis inhibitor 1-associated protein 2-like isoform X3, with protein MVESEAVNRSEAVNRSEAVNRSEAVNRSEAVNRMSRTDEVHRITENVYKSIMEQFNPCLRNFIAMGKSYEKALTSVTSAAKGYFDALVRMGEMANHSQGSKDLGEVLFQMAEVHRQIQIQLEEMLKSFHNELLTELEKKVELDARYLNAALKKYQMEHKSKGESLDKCQAELKKLRRKSQGSKHSSKYGDKEMQYVEAISNKQSELDNYITDGYKNALSEERRRFCFLVDRQCTMSKSSNTYHSKGKELLSQKIPMWQQVCVEPNKLPEHSMFLTQPMSSSVGVAMSESKPPDSAFRTSRGLMSQQRLTAGVDAAAVNGSDGAHAQGDYQQWVEGKKVSPQTQRHGDVHSNTLPVRKAPPTKSKSTQMETRTLPRSSSMAAGLEKNGGRTRVQAVFSHTAGDNGTLLSFSEGDTITLLVPEARDGWHYGENEKSRMRGWFPFSYTRLINDSDADSMRQLRVHNLHHGKSSSTGNLLERDDVALPFPDYVVNSGVAVAALHSRQQQPYSAVLPRFSQQGGDEYESCFSTSSTDGKLISTV; from the exons ATGGTTGAGAGTGAAGCCGTGAACAGGAGTGAAGCCGTGAACAGGAGTGAAGCCGTGAACAGGAGTGAAGCCGTGAACAGGAGTGAAGCCGTGAACAGGATGTCCCGGACCGACGAGGTTCACCGCATCACGGAGAATGTCTACAAG tccatCATGGAGCAGTTCAATCCCTGCCTGCGAAACTTCATCGCCATGGGCAAAAGCTACGAGAAGGCTCTGACCA GTGTCACGTCAGCTGCAAAGGGCTACTTCGACGCTCTGGTGCGCATGGGCGAGATGGCCAATCACAGCCAAGGCTCTAAGGATCTCG GGGAAGTTCTCTTTCAGATGGCGGAGGTTCACAGACAGATCCAGATCCAGCTGGAGGAGATG ctgaaGTCCTTCCACAACGAGCTGCTCACAGAGCTGGAGAAGAAGGTGGAGTTGGACGCTCGTTACCTGAAC GCGGCACTGAAGAAGTACCAGATGGAGCACAAGAGCAAAGGAGAGAGTCTGGACAAATGTCAGGCGGAGCTGAAGAAGCTGCGCCGCAAGAGTCAGGGAAGCAAACACTCGAGCAAATATGGAGACAAGGagatgcag TACGTGGAGGCCATCAGTAACAAACAGAGTGAACTGGACAACTACATCACAGACGGATACAAAAATGCTTTGtctgaggagagaaggaggtTCTGTTTCCtagtggacagacagtgcacCATGTCCAAGAGCAGCAACACCTACCACAGCAAG GGGAAGGAGCTTCTATCCCAGAAGATTCCGATgtggcagcaggtgtgtgtggagCCAAACAAACTTCCAGAACATTCCATGTTCCTGACCCAGCCCATGAGCAGCTCAGTGGGTGTGGCCATGTCCGAGTCCAAACCTCCAGACTCTGCGTTCAGAACCAGCAGAGGACTGATGAGTCAGCAG CGGCTGACGGCAGGCGTAGACGCGGCCGCGGTCAACGGCTCAGACGGAGCTCACGCACAAGGCGACTACCAGCAGTgggtggaggggaaaaaagtctcACCGCAGACGCAGAGACACGGGGACGTCCACTCCAACACACTTCCTGTACGCAAGGCCCCGCCCACCAAGAGCAAGAGCACGCAGA TGGAGACTCGTACGCTGCCTCGCTCCAGCTCCATGGCCGCAGGGCTGGAGAAGAACGGGGGAAGAACCCGCGTTCAGGCCGTCTTCTCACACACGGCTGGAGACAACGGGACGTTACTGAGCTTCTCTGAGGGCGACACCATCACGCTGCTGGTCCCTGAAGCTCGCGACGGGTGGCACTACGGAGAGAACGAGAAGAGCAGGAT GCGTGGCTGGTTTCCCTTCTCCTACACGAGGCTGATCAACGACAGTGACGCTGACTCCATGAGGCAACTACGAGTTCACAA CCTCCACCATGggaagagcagcagcacagggaacCTTCTGGAGAGAGATGACGTGGCTCTTCCTTTTCCTGATTACGTGGTAAACTCTGGTGTTGCAGTCGCAGCTCTgcacagcagacagcagcagccgTACAGCGCCGTGCTGCCGCGGTTCTCACAG cagggAGGCGACGAGTACGAGTCTTGTTTCTCTACGAG TTCCACAGATGGAAAGTTGATTTCCACAGTGTga
- the LOC131448058 gene encoding brain-specific angiogenesis inhibitor 1-associated protein 2-like isoform X5 yields the protein MTSVLTMKTLCLRHVSHSLSLSVSLSLLCSNSISVSFFIAYSEEAAWEVLFQMAEVHRQIQIQLEEMLKSFHNELLTELEKKVELDARYLNAALKKYQMEHKSKGESLDKCQAELKKLRRKSQGSKHSSKYGDKEMQYVEAISNKQSELDNYITDGYKNALSEERRRFCFLVDRQCTMSKSSNTYHSKGKELLSQKIPMWQQVCVEPNKLPEHSMFLTQPMSSSVGVAMSESKPPDSAFRTSRGLMSQQRLTAGVDAAAVNGSDGAHAQGDYQQWVEGKKVSPQTQRHGDVHSNTLPVRKAPPTKSKSTQMETRTLPRSSSMAAGLEKNGGRTRVQAVFSHTAGDNGTLLSFSEGDTITLLVPEARDGWHYGENEKSRMRGWFPFSYTRLINDSDADSMRQLRVHNLHHGKSSSTGNLLERDDVALPFPDYVVNSGVAVAALHSRQQQPYSAVLPRFSQQGGDEYESCFSTSSTDGKLISTV from the exons ATGACCTCAGTGCTAACCATGAAAACACTCTGTCTTCGTCATGTGTCtcattctctgtctctgtctgtctctctgtctcttctttgCTCAAACTCgatctctgtgtctttttttattgcatattCAGAAGAGGCAGCAT GGGAAGTTCTCTTTCAGATGGCGGAGGTTCACAGACAGATCCAGATCCAGCTGGAGGAGATG ctgaaGTCCTTCCACAACGAGCTGCTCACAGAGCTGGAGAAGAAGGTGGAGTTGGACGCTCGTTACCTGAAC GCGGCACTGAAGAAGTACCAGATGGAGCACAAGAGCAAAGGAGAGAGTCTGGACAAATGTCAGGCGGAGCTGAAGAAGCTGCGCCGCAAGAGTCAGGGAAGCAAACACTCGAGCAAATATGGAGACAAGGagatgcag TACGTGGAGGCCATCAGTAACAAACAGAGTGAACTGGACAACTACATCACAGACGGATACAAAAATGCTTTGtctgaggagagaaggaggtTCTGTTTCCtagtggacagacagtgcacCATGTCCAAGAGCAGCAACACCTACCACAGCAAG GGGAAGGAGCTTCTATCCCAGAAGATTCCGATgtggcagcaggtgtgtgtggagCCAAACAAACTTCCAGAACATTCCATGTTCCTGACCCAGCCCATGAGCAGCTCAGTGGGTGTGGCCATGTCCGAGTCCAAACCTCCAGACTCTGCGTTCAGAACCAGCAGAGGACTGATGAGTCAGCAG CGGCTGACGGCAGGCGTAGACGCGGCCGCGGTCAACGGCTCAGACGGAGCTCACGCACAAGGCGACTACCAGCAGTgggtggaggggaaaaaagtctcACCGCAGACGCAGAGACACGGGGACGTCCACTCCAACACACTTCCTGTACGCAAGGCCCCGCCCACCAAGAGCAAGAGCACGCAGA TGGAGACTCGTACGCTGCCTCGCTCCAGCTCCATGGCCGCAGGGCTGGAGAAGAACGGGGGAAGAACCCGCGTTCAGGCCGTCTTCTCACACACGGCTGGAGACAACGGGACGTTACTGAGCTTCTCTGAGGGCGACACCATCACGCTGCTGGTCCCTGAAGCTCGCGACGGGTGGCACTACGGAGAGAACGAGAAGAGCAGGAT GCGTGGCTGGTTTCCCTTCTCCTACACGAGGCTGATCAACGACAGTGACGCTGACTCCATGAGGCAACTACGAGTTCACAA CCTCCACCATGggaagagcagcagcacagggaacCTTCTGGAGAGAGATGACGTGGCTCTTCCTTTTCCTGATTACGTGGTAAACTCTGGTGTTGCAGTCGCAGCTCTgcacagcagacagcagcagccgTACAGCGCCGTGCTGCCGCGGTTCTCACAG cagggAGGCGACGAGTACGAGTCTTGTTTCTCTACGAG TTCCACAGATGGAAAGTTGATTTCCACAGTGTga
- the LOC131448058 gene encoding brain-specific angiogenesis inhibitor 1-associated protein 2-like isoform X1: MFFFSCRFRIVFMSFSCCFLVFVLFSCHFHVVFLLFSCRFHVVFMLFSCFCVVFLSFSCRFLVVLCCFLVVFMLFSCCFLGSAGEVLFQMAEVHRQIQIQLEEMLKSFHNELLTELEKKVELDARYLNAALKKYQMEHKSKGESLDKCQAELKKLRRKSQGSKHSSKYGDKEMQYVEAISNKQSELDNYITDGYKNALSEERRRFCFLVDRQCTMSKSSNTYHSKGKELLSQKIPMWQQVCVEPNKLPEHSMFLTQPMSSSVGVAMSESKPPDSAFRTSRGLMSQQRLTAGVDAAAVNGSDGAHAQGDYQQWVEGKKVSPQTQRHGDVHSNTLPVRKAPPTKSKSTQMETRTLPRSSSMAAGLEKNGGRTRVQAVFSHTAGDNGTLLSFSEGDTITLLVPEARDGWHYGENEKSRMRGWFPFSYTRLINDSDADSMRQLRVHNLHHGKSSSTGNLLERDDVALPFPDYVVNSGVAVAALHSRQQQPYSAVLPRFSQGGDEYESCFSTSSTDGKLISTV; encoded by the exons atgttttttttttcttgtcgtTTTCgtattgttttcatgtcattttcatgttgttttcttgtttttgtgttgttttcttgtcattttcatgtcgttttcttgttgttttcttgtcgttttcatgttgttttcatgttgttttcttgtttttgtgttgttttcttgtcattttcatGTCGTTTTcttgtggttttgtgttgttttcttgtcgttttcatgttgttttcatgttgttttcttggCTCTGCAGGGGAAGTTCTCTTTCAGATGGCGGAGGTTCACAGACAGATCCAGATCCAGCTGGAGGAGATG ctgaaGTCCTTCCACAACGAGCTGCTCACAGAGCTGGAGAAGAAGGTGGAGTTGGACGCTCGTTACCTGAAC GCGGCACTGAAGAAGTACCAGATGGAGCACAAGAGCAAAGGAGAGAGTCTGGACAAATGTCAGGCGGAGCTGAAGAAGCTGCGCCGCAAGAGTCAGGGAAGCAAACACTCGAGCAAATATGGAGACAAGGagatgcag TACGTGGAGGCCATCAGTAACAAACAGAGTGAACTGGACAACTACATCACAGACGGATACAAAAATGCTTTGtctgaggagagaaggaggtTCTGTTTCCtagtggacagacagtgcacCATGTCCAAGAGCAGCAACACCTACCACAGCAAG GGGAAGGAGCTTCTATCCCAGAAGATTCCGATgtggcagcaggtgtgtgtggagCCAAACAAACTTCCAGAACATTCCATGTTCCTGACCCAGCCCATGAGCAGCTCAGTGGGTGTGGCCATGTCCGAGTCCAAACCTCCAGACTCTGCGTTCAGAACCAGCAGAGGACTGATGAGTCAGCAG CGGCTGACGGCAGGCGTAGACGCGGCCGCGGTCAACGGCTCAGACGGAGCTCACGCACAAGGCGACTACCAGCAGTgggtggaggggaaaaaagtctcACCGCAGACGCAGAGACACGGGGACGTCCACTCCAACACACTTCCTGTACGCAAGGCCCCGCCCACCAAGAGCAAGAGCACGCAGA TGGAGACTCGTACGCTGCCTCGCTCCAGCTCCATGGCCGCAGGGCTGGAGAAGAACGGGGGAAGAACCCGCGTTCAGGCCGTCTTCTCACACACGGCTGGAGACAACGGGACGTTACTGAGCTTCTCTGAGGGCGACACCATCACGCTGCTGGTCCCTGAAGCTCGCGACGGGTGGCACTACGGAGAGAACGAGAAGAGCAGGAT GCGTGGCTGGTTTCCCTTCTCCTACACGAGGCTGATCAACGACAGTGACGCTGACTCCATGAGGCAACTACGAGTTCACAA CCTCCACCATGggaagagcagcagcacagggaacCTTCTGGAGAGAGATGACGTGGCTCTTCCTTTTCCTGATTACGTGGTAAACTCTGGTGTTGCAGTCGCAGCTCTgcacagcagacagcagcagccgTACAGCGCCGTGCTGCCGCGGTTCTCACAG ggAGGCGACGAGTACGAGTCTTGTTTCTCTACGAG TTCCACAGATGGAAAGTTGATTTCCACAGTGTga
- the LOC131448058 gene encoding brain-specific angiogenesis inhibitor 1-associated protein 2-like isoform X2 codes for MVESEAVNRSEAVNRSEAVNRSEAVNRSEAVNRMSRTDEVHRITENVYKSIMEQFNPCLRNFIAMGKSYEKALTSVTSAAKGYFDALVRMGEMANHSQGSKDLEEAAWEVLFQMAEVHRQIQIQLEEMLKSFHNELLTELEKKVELDARYLNAALKKYQMEHKSKGESLDKCQAELKKLRRKSQGSKHSSKYGDKEMQYVEAISNKQSELDNYITDGYKNALSEERRRFCFLVDRQCTMSKSSNTYHSKGKELLSQKIPMWQQVCVEPNKLPEHSMFLTQPMSSSVGVAMSESKPPDSAFRTSRGLMSQQRLTAGVDAAAVNGSDGAHAQGDYQQWVEGKKVSPQTQRHGDVHSNTLPVRKAPPTKSKSTQMETRTLPRSSSMAAGLEKNGGRTRVQAVFSHTAGDNGTLLSFSEGDTITLLVPEARDGWHYGENEKSRMRGWFPFSYTRLINDSDADSMRQLRVHNLHHGKSSSTGNLLERDDVALPFPDYVVNSGVAVAALHSRQQQPYSAVLPRFSQQGGDEYESCFSTSSTDGKLISTV; via the exons ATGGTTGAGAGTGAAGCCGTGAACAGGAGTGAAGCCGTGAACAGGAGTGAAGCCGTGAACAGGAGTGAAGCCGTGAACAGGAGTGAAGCCGTGAACAGGATGTCCCGGACCGACGAGGTTCACCGCATCACGGAGAATGTCTACAAG tccatCATGGAGCAGTTCAATCCCTGCCTGCGAAACTTCATCGCCATGGGCAAAAGCTACGAGAAGGCTCTGACCA GTGTCACGTCAGCTGCAAAGGGCTACTTCGACGCTCTGGTGCGCATGGGCGAGATGGCCAATCACAGCCAAGGCTCTAAGGATCTCG AAGAGGCAGCAT GGGAAGTTCTCTTTCAGATGGCGGAGGTTCACAGACAGATCCAGATCCAGCTGGAGGAGATG ctgaaGTCCTTCCACAACGAGCTGCTCACAGAGCTGGAGAAGAAGGTGGAGTTGGACGCTCGTTACCTGAAC GCGGCACTGAAGAAGTACCAGATGGAGCACAAGAGCAAAGGAGAGAGTCTGGACAAATGTCAGGCGGAGCTGAAGAAGCTGCGCCGCAAGAGTCAGGGAAGCAAACACTCGAGCAAATATGGAGACAAGGagatgcag TACGTGGAGGCCATCAGTAACAAACAGAGTGAACTGGACAACTACATCACAGACGGATACAAAAATGCTTTGtctgaggagagaaggaggtTCTGTTTCCtagtggacagacagtgcacCATGTCCAAGAGCAGCAACACCTACCACAGCAAG GGGAAGGAGCTTCTATCCCAGAAGATTCCGATgtggcagcaggtgtgtgtggagCCAAACAAACTTCCAGAACATTCCATGTTCCTGACCCAGCCCATGAGCAGCTCAGTGGGTGTGGCCATGTCCGAGTCCAAACCTCCAGACTCTGCGTTCAGAACCAGCAGAGGACTGATGAGTCAGCAG CGGCTGACGGCAGGCGTAGACGCGGCCGCGGTCAACGGCTCAGACGGAGCTCACGCACAAGGCGACTACCAGCAGTgggtggaggggaaaaaagtctcACCGCAGACGCAGAGACACGGGGACGTCCACTCCAACACACTTCCTGTACGCAAGGCCCCGCCCACCAAGAGCAAGAGCACGCAGA TGGAGACTCGTACGCTGCCTCGCTCCAGCTCCATGGCCGCAGGGCTGGAGAAGAACGGGGGAAGAACCCGCGTTCAGGCCGTCTTCTCACACACGGCTGGAGACAACGGGACGTTACTGAGCTTCTCTGAGGGCGACACCATCACGCTGCTGGTCCCTGAAGCTCGCGACGGGTGGCACTACGGAGAGAACGAGAAGAGCAGGAT GCGTGGCTGGTTTCCCTTCTCCTACACGAGGCTGATCAACGACAGTGACGCTGACTCCATGAGGCAACTACGAGTTCACAA CCTCCACCATGggaagagcagcagcacagggaacCTTCTGGAGAGAGATGACGTGGCTCTTCCTTTTCCTGATTACGTGGTAAACTCTGGTGTTGCAGTCGCAGCTCTgcacagcagacagcagcagccgTACAGCGCCGTGCTGCCGCGGTTCTCACAG cagggAGGCGACGAGTACGAGTCTTGTTTCTCTACGAG TTCCACAGATGGAAAGTTGATTTCCACAGTGTga
- the LOC131448058 gene encoding brain-specific angiogenesis inhibitor 1-associated protein 2-like isoform X4, translated as MVESEAVNRSEAVNRSEAVNRSEAVNRSEAVNRMSRTDEVHRITENVYKSIMEQFNPCLRNFIAMGKSYEKALTREVLFQMAEVHRQIQIQLEEMLKSFHNELLTELEKKVELDARYLNAALKKYQMEHKSKGESLDKCQAELKKLRRKSQGSKHSSKYGDKEMQYVEAISNKQSELDNYITDGYKNALSEERRRFCFLVDRQCTMSKSSNTYHSKGKELLSQKIPMWQQVCVEPNKLPEHSMFLTQPMSSSVGVAMSESKPPDSAFRTSRGLMSQQRLTAGVDAAAVNGSDGAHAQGDYQQWVEGKKVSPQTQRHGDVHSNTLPVRKAPPTKSKSTQMETRTLPRSSSMAAGLEKNGGRTRVQAVFSHTAGDNGTLLSFSEGDTITLLVPEARDGWHYGENEKSRMRGWFPFSYTRLINDSDADSMRQLRVHNLHHGKSSSTGNLLERDDVALPFPDYVVNSGVAVAALHSRQQQPYSAVLPRFSQQGGDEYESCFSTSSTDGKLISTV; from the exons ATGGTTGAGAGTGAAGCCGTGAACAGGAGTGAAGCCGTGAACAGGAGTGAAGCCGTGAACAGGAGTGAAGCCGTGAACAGGAGTGAAGCCGTGAACAGGATGTCCCGGACCGACGAGGTTCACCGCATCACGGAGAATGTCTACAAG tccatCATGGAGCAGTTCAATCCCTGCCTGCGAAACTTCATCGCCATGGGCAAAAGCTACGAGAAGGCTCTGACCA GGGAAGTTCTCTTTCAGATGGCGGAGGTTCACAGACAGATCCAGATCCAGCTGGAGGAGATG ctgaaGTCCTTCCACAACGAGCTGCTCACAGAGCTGGAGAAGAAGGTGGAGTTGGACGCTCGTTACCTGAAC GCGGCACTGAAGAAGTACCAGATGGAGCACAAGAGCAAAGGAGAGAGTCTGGACAAATGTCAGGCGGAGCTGAAGAAGCTGCGCCGCAAGAGTCAGGGAAGCAAACACTCGAGCAAATATGGAGACAAGGagatgcag TACGTGGAGGCCATCAGTAACAAACAGAGTGAACTGGACAACTACATCACAGACGGATACAAAAATGCTTTGtctgaggagagaaggaggtTCTGTTTCCtagtggacagacagtgcacCATGTCCAAGAGCAGCAACACCTACCACAGCAAG GGGAAGGAGCTTCTATCCCAGAAGATTCCGATgtggcagcaggtgtgtgtggagCCAAACAAACTTCCAGAACATTCCATGTTCCTGACCCAGCCCATGAGCAGCTCAGTGGGTGTGGCCATGTCCGAGTCCAAACCTCCAGACTCTGCGTTCAGAACCAGCAGAGGACTGATGAGTCAGCAG CGGCTGACGGCAGGCGTAGACGCGGCCGCGGTCAACGGCTCAGACGGAGCTCACGCACAAGGCGACTACCAGCAGTgggtggaggggaaaaaagtctcACCGCAGACGCAGAGACACGGGGACGTCCACTCCAACACACTTCCTGTACGCAAGGCCCCGCCCACCAAGAGCAAGAGCACGCAGA TGGAGACTCGTACGCTGCCTCGCTCCAGCTCCATGGCCGCAGGGCTGGAGAAGAACGGGGGAAGAACCCGCGTTCAGGCCGTCTTCTCACACACGGCTGGAGACAACGGGACGTTACTGAGCTTCTCTGAGGGCGACACCATCACGCTGCTGGTCCCTGAAGCTCGCGACGGGTGGCACTACGGAGAGAACGAGAAGAGCAGGAT GCGTGGCTGGTTTCCCTTCTCCTACACGAGGCTGATCAACGACAGTGACGCTGACTCCATGAGGCAACTACGAGTTCACAA CCTCCACCATGggaagagcagcagcacagggaacCTTCTGGAGAGAGATGACGTGGCTCTTCCTTTTCCTGATTACGTGGTAAACTCTGGTGTTGCAGTCGCAGCTCTgcacagcagacagcagcagccgTACAGCGCCGTGCTGCCGCGGTTCTCACAG cagggAGGCGACGAGTACGAGTCTTGTTTCTCTACGAG TTCCACAGATGGAAAGTTGATTTCCACAGTGTga
- the chmp6b gene encoding charged multivesicular body protein 6 isoform X2 produces MGNIFGKKKQTRVTEQDKAVLQLKQQRDKLRQYQKKINIQLSKERVLAKQLLKDGKKEKALLLLKKKRYQDKLLDKTETQISNLERLVQDLEFAQIEKKVIDGLKVGNECLKKMHEAMSIEEVERIMDETQDAIEYQRQIDDMLAGSLSQEDEDAVLAELDAITQGDLDLPEIPADELPDVPEQKPERERSRKKAERELLAV; encoded by the exons ATGGGaaacatttttggaaaaaagaaacaaacgcGCGTGACGGAACAAGACAAAGCCGTTCTG CAACTGAAACAACAGAGAGATAAACTGCGACAATATCAGAAGAAGATCAACATTCAGCTGAGCAAAGAGAGAGTTTTAGCCAAACAGCTGCTGAAAGATGGAAAGAAAGA AAAAGCTCTCCTCCTGCTGAAGAAGAAACGTTACCAGGACAAACTCCTGGACAAGACTGAGACCCAGATCAGTAACCTGGAGCGTCTG GTTCAGGACCTGGAGTTTGCACAGATTGAGAAGAAAGTTATCGATGGTTTGAAGGTTGGAAATGAATGTTTGAAGAAGATGCATGAG GCGATGTCCATTGAAGAAGTCGAGCGTATCATGGATGAAACTCAGGACGCCATTGAATATCAGcgg CAAATTGACGACATGCTCGCGGGGTCTCTGTCTCAGGAGGACGAAGACGCTGTCCTGGCCGAGCTGGACGCCATTACTCAG gGAGACTTGGATCTTCCTGAGATTCCTGCAGACGAGCTTCCTGATGTTCCAGAGCAGaagccag agagAGAACGTTCCAGGAAGAAAGCAGAGCGAGAGCTGCTGGCTGTATGA